One window from the genome of Nicotiana tomentosiformis chromosome 5, ASM39032v3, whole genome shotgun sequence encodes:
- the LOC138892238 gene encoding uncharacterized mitochondrial protein AtMg00810-like has product MNFDEVVTDKRRRQAMQEEIESIEKNNTWELATLPKGHQAIGVNGGDILLVCLYVDVLIFTGNNPSLFEVFKKDMSCEFEMTAVGFMSYYLGQEVKQMEGRIFISQESYTKEILKKFNMLGCDPVNTLMESERKLSEFDEGKNLDPAFFKCLVGSLRYLTCIRPDILFIVGVVSHFMEAPTSTHLKVTRRILRYLKGMIDFGLFYPSSSDFNLVGFCDYDYAGDIDDRKSTTSFVFFLGDSVISWSLKKQSIFTLSTCEAEYIAATSCTCHTIWLRRLLKELNLSQIEATKICIDNKSAHALSKNPVYHDRSKHIDTRYHLIRECIAKKEVKLMYVKSHDQVADIFTKPLKFEDFQRMISRLGMKKKN; this is encoded by the exons atgaactttgatgaagtTGTTACAGATAAAAGAAGGAGACAGGCCATGCAGGAGGAGATCGAGTCAATAGAAAAGAATAACACTTGGGAATTAGCAACTCTTCCCAAGGGTCATCAAGCAATAGGAGTAAATGG TGGAGATATCTTGcttgtttgtctttatgttgatgttcttattttcacgggtaataacccaagtttgtttgaagtttttaagaaagatatgtccTGTGAGTTTGAGATGACGGCCGTAGGGTTCATGTCATACTACTTGGGCCAAGAAGTGAAGCAGATGGAGGGTAGAATTTTCatctctcaagaaagctataCGAAGGAGATCTTAAAGAAATTCAACATGCTCGGTTGTGACCCCGTGAACACACTGATGGAGAGTGAGAGAAAATTGTCCGAGTTTGATGAAGGAAAAAACTTGGATCCCGCATTTTTCAAATGTCTTGTGGGAAGTTTGAGATACTTGACTTGTATCAGGCCAGATATACTCTTTATAGTTGGAGTAGTAAGTCActtcatggaagctcctacctccactCACTTGAAGgtcactagaagaattcttcgttacctaaaaggtaTGATTGACTTTGGGCTATTTTATCCCTCTTCTAGTGATTTTAACCTTGTGGGATTTTGTGATTATGATTATgcaggagatattgatgatagaaaaagtACAActagttttgtatttttcttgggcgattctgttatttcttggagttTGAAGAAACAATCAATTTTTACTCTTTCGACTTGTGAAGCTGAATATATAGCAGCAACATCTTGTACATGTCATACTATTTGGCTGAGAAGATTgttgaaggagctcaatttatcACAAATCGAAGCTACAAAGATTTGTATTGACAACAAATCTGCACATGCACTCTCGAAGAATCCAgtgtatcatgatcgaagcaagcatatTGATACAAGGTATCACTTGATCAGAGAATGCATTGCCAAGAAGGAAGTCAAGCTCATGTATGTGAAATCTCATGATCAAGTTGCAGATATTTTTACCAAGCCTCTCAAGTTTGAAGATTTTCAAAGAATGATATCAAGActtggaatgaaaaagaaaaattaa